From the genome of Halobacterium sp. R2-5:
ACCTCCTCGTCGGCACCGTCTTCCTCACGATCCTCCTGACCGTCGTCGTGGAGGGGGGATTCGCCAGGCACATCGCTCAAGCACTCGACGTCATACCAATGCGTGTCATCATCGTCGGCGGCGGCACCGTCGGTCGCGCGCTCGCGGAGCGCCTCGAAGACCGCGGTGAGAACGTCGTCATCGTGGAGAACCGTGAACCGGCAGTCGAACGAACGCGGAACGAGGGATACTCCGTCCACCGGGGTGACGGGACGGACACCGACGAACTCCGAGCGGCGGGCGCGGAGAACGCCAAGATACTGGTCGCCGCGACCGGCGATGACGACGTGAACCTCCTCGTCGCCCAGCTCGCCGAGTCGAAGTTCGACGTGGAGACCATCATCGCTCGCGCGAACAACCCCGACAACGTCGACGCGTTCGAGGACCTCGGCGTCCGCACCGTCTCCTCGTCGCTCGCGACCGCGTGGGGCATCGACAACATCATCGAGCGCCCCGCGCTCGCGAACTGGATGACCGAAATCGGGCGCTCCGGCGACGTCCAGGAGGTCGAAGTGACCTCGCCGGACCTCGTCGGACAGACCATCGAGGAACTCGACGAGGACCTGCCGTCGGGCGTCATCATCGCGCTCGCCGGCCGCGACGGCGAGAACCAGGTGCCGGACGCGGACTTCACGCTCCAGGAGGGCGACCACCTGACGTTCCTCGGGCGGAAGGACGCCGTCAGGGACGCCCTCCAGTGGTGTCACCCGGAGAACGCGTAGCTCGCCCGTCTCCCGGGCTCGTCCTCACTCGCGGTGGACCTGCCACGTGAACAGGCTCTCGAAGACGTAGTTCACGAGCATCGCGACGCCGATAGCGCCGCCTTTCACGACGACCAGCCAGAGGTCCACGCCCGCCAGCGAGAGGTCGACGGTCACGTTGTAGAACACCGCGACGAACAGCACGTACTGGAGCGTCGACCCGCCAGCGCGGACGAGATGCGAGCGCACCAGCCGCCGACCGATAGAGCGCGCGCCCGCCTCGCCGTGGCTCGCGAACGTCCAGCGCTCGTTCACCGTGAACATCACGAGAATCGCCGTCTCGATGCTGACGACGTTCGCGACGGCCGCCGGCAGCCCCGCGAGTTCGGTGAGCACGACGAGCGTCGTGACGTCGAAGACCGCGCCGATGGCGCCGACGGAGACGAACTGCCCGAAGCGCACCGTCGAGACGAGCGCCGCGAGCCTGTCCGGGAGCGCCTCTCGCAGCCGGTCGGCCCGGCTCATCGTCGCTCCACGAGCGCGGCCTGGTCGTCGCGGCGCGCCGCGATGGCCTCGTGTAGCTGGCTGTCCCGCAGCAGCTTCGACCGGTGGCGGGCCGCCAGCAGCGCGCGGAACAGCGCGACCGACGTCTCCACCGGCGACACCGTCGACCCCGGCTGGTCCTCCCACTCGATGGGGACTTCGAGCACGCGCAGGTCGAGCGCGCCCGCCATCGCGACGAGCTCGACGTCCCACGCGAACCCGGGCTCGTAGAGGTGGTTCCGGACCTCCTGCCACCCCTCGCTCGTGATGGCTTTCGCGCCGCACTGGTAGTCGTAGAGGTCGACGTCGAGCAGGCGGCCGGCGAGCCACGCGAACCCGTCGCCGAGGAACCGCCGCGCGAACGTCTGGTGGCTCGCGACGGCCGAATCCGGGTGGCGGCGCGACCCCACCGCGAGGTCGGCGTCGCCGTCCCGCACAGGGCCGATGACGCGCGCCAGCGACGCCGCGGGCGTGGCGCCGTCGGCGTCAGCGAACGCGAGTACGTCCGTCTCCAGCGTCTCGAAGCCCGCCGTGACCGCCGCGCCCTTCCCGCGACGGCTGTCGGCGTCGTTGACTGTCGCTCCGGCCTCCCGAATCGCCGCGACGGTCGCCGCGCTCCCCGCGTCGAGTTCGACGTGGAGGCGCTCGGGCGCGAGCGCCTCCCGGAGGGCGTCGAGGTAGGAGACGAGCACCTCGACGTCGGGGTCGTAGGCGGGGACGACGATACCGACGGAACGCATTGCGTCGAGAGAGTCGAGCGAACGGTATCAATTTCGTGGTATCGACGCGGGCGGCGGCCCACAGAAAGACGAAGTGCGACTACGGGCGCTCGAACGTAATCGCCGCTCCCTGGCCGAAGCCGACGCAGAGCGTCGCGAGCCCCTTGTCGACGCCGCGGTGCTGCATCTCGTGGACGAGCGTGACCGGGAGGCGCGCGCCGCTCGCGCCGAGCGGGTGGCCGAGCGCGATGGCGCCGCCGTTGACGTTGTACTTGTCGTTGTCCACGCCGAGCTCGTCGCGGGCGTAGACGGTCTGGGAGGCGAACGCCTCGTTGAGCTCCACGAGGCCGAAGTCGTCGATGTCCTGCCCCGTGCGCTCCAGGAGCTCCTTCGTCGCGGGGACCGGGCCGATGCCCATCACGCGCGGGTCGACGCCCGTGACGTTGTGGTCGCCGACGTACGCGAGCACGTCGAGCCCGTGGTCCTCGGCGAAGGATTCGCTGGTGACGAGCGTGGCGGCCGCGCCGTCGGAAATCTGGCTGGCGTTGCCGGGGGTGACGGTGCCGTCGCTCCTGAACACCGTCGGGAGCTGGCTCAGCGCCTCCATCGAGGTGTCCCGGCGGATCCCCTCGTCCTCCTCGACGAGGCCGTCGTCGGTCTCGACGGGGACGATCTGGTCGTCGAAGCGCCCCTCGTCGGTGGCCTCCGCGGCGCGCTGCTGGCTCTGGAGCGCGTACTCGTCCTGCTGCTCGCGCGTGATGTCGTAGCGGTCGGCGACCTCCTCGGCGGTCATCCCCATCTGGAGCTCGGGGATGTTGTAGCGCTCCGCGAGTCCCGGGTGGAGGTGCTCGTAGGAGTCGCCGTCCATCGGCACGCGGGACATGTTCTCGACGCCGCCCGCGATGATGGCGTCGCGCTGGCCCGCGGAGATGGAGTCGGCCGCGCGCATGATGGCCTCCATCGAGGACGCGCACCAGCGGTTGACGGACGCGGCGGGCACGTCCTCGCCGAGGTCGGAGAGCAGCGCGATGACGCGCGCGACGTTGTTGTCCTGTTCCTTGCGCTGCTGGGCGACCCCCCACTGGAGGTCGTCGACGTGGTCGCTCGTGAGGCCGTGCTCGTCGAGGATGTGGTCGACGAGCGCGACCGAGAGGTCCTCGCTGCGGGTGTCCGCGAACACGCCGTCCTCCTTGCCCTGGGGCGTTCGGTAGGCGGCGGCGATGACCGGAGTGTTGTCGCTTGCCATGCGTACGTGTGGGGGTCCGCGGACCATAAACCTCCGACAACGCGTCGCCCGCGGCTCGCCGTTTACTTCGGGGCGCGCGTAGTGCTGACGCGAGCCGAATCTTAATTATCGATACTGTGGAACACGGCGGTGTGACTTCCGAGCACTCGACGTGGTCCGCGCGGGAACTCGACGTCGACCGACCGGACGCCGCCGAGTACCAGGCTCTGGCGAGCGATCTCCGCGCTCGCGTCGACGGCCGCGTGGCGTTCGACGAGTACGCGCGCGTCCTGTACGCGACGGACGGCAGCATCTACGGCGCACAGCCCGCCGGCGTCGTCTTCCCCACGGACGTCGACGACGTGCGAGCAGCGGTGGCGGTGGCGACCGACCACGGCGTCCCGATTCTCCCACGCGGCACGGGGTCGTCGCTGGCGGGTCAGACGGTCGGCCCGGGCTGCGTCGTCCTCGACGTCTCCCGGCACATGGACGACGTGCTGTCCGTCGACCCGGACGCGAAGCGGGCGCGCGTCCAGCCCGGGGTCGTGCAGGACGACCTCGACGACTACCTCGCCGAGCACGGCCTGAAGTTCGCGCCCGACCCCGCGTCCTCGAACCGCGCGACCGTCGGCGGCGGCATCGGGAACAACTCCACTGGCGCCCACTCCGTCCGCTACGGCATCACCGACGCCTACACGGAGGCCGTCACCGCAGTCCTCTCGGACGGCTCCGTCATCGAGGCGCGGGAGGTCGTCGTCGACTCCCCGGAGTGGGACGACATCGTCGCCGGCGACGACCGCGAGGCCGAAATCTACCGAACCGTCCGCGCGGTGGTCGAGGACAACGCCGACGAAATCGAGGCGCGCTACCCCGACCTGAAGCGCCGCGTCACGGGGTACAACCTCGACCGGGTCGTCTACGAGAACGACGACGGCGAGCGCGTGCTGAACCTCGCGAAGCTGTTCGTCGGCGCCGAGGGTACGCTCGGCGTCGTCGTCGAAGCCGAACTGTCGCTCGTGACCGTTCCGGAGGAGACGGCGCTGGCGCTGTACTGCTTCGAGGACCTCGTGGACGCGATGCGGATGGTCCCCGTCGCCCTGGAGTACGACGTCAGCGCGGTCGAGTTGATGGACGACGAGGTGTTCCGGCTGGCCGCCGACTCGGACGGCTACGCCGAGTACGTCGAGCCGATTCCCGCCGGCGCCGACGCCGCGCTCATGCTGGAGTTCGACTCCGAACTCCACGATGACTTCGGGGCCGCCGTCGCCGCGACGAACGAGCGGTTCCTCGACGACGGCCCGGCGTTCGACGTCGTGGAGGCGTACACGGAGTCCGCCCAGGACAACCTCTGGAAGCTCCGGAAGGCCGCGATTCCGCTGCTGATGTCCCTCGACGGCGACCCGAAGCCGTACCCGTTCATCGAGGACGCGACCGTCCCCCCGGAGGAGCTCGCGGAGTACGTCGAGAAGTTCCAGGCCGTCCTCGACGACCACGGCACGTCCGCGGCGTACTTCGCGCACGCCGGCTCCGGCACCCTCCACATCCGGCCGATTCTGAACCTCAAGGAGGAGTCCGGCGTGGAGGCGATGCACTCCATCACGGAGGACGTCACCGACCTCGTGCTCGACCACCACGGCTCGTTCTCCGGCGAGCACGGCGACGGCATGGCGCGCACGGAGTTCACCCCGAAGATGTACGGCGACGACCTCTGGGCGGCGTTCAAGGAGGTGAAGACGGCCTTCGACCCAGAGTGGTGGATGCACCCCGGGAACGTCGTCTACCGCGACAGCGCCGCGGACGTCGGCCCGGACGCCGACCG
Proteins encoded in this window:
- a CDS encoding FAD-binding and (Fe-S)-binding domain-containing protein, with product MTSEHSTWSARELDVDRPDAAEYQALASDLRARVDGRVAFDEYARVLYATDGSIYGAQPAGVVFPTDVDDVRAAVAVATDHGVPILPRGTGSSLAGQTVGPGCVVLDVSRHMDDVLSVDPDAKRARVQPGVVQDDLDDYLAEHGLKFAPDPASSNRATVGGGIGNNSTGAHSVRYGITDAYTEAVTAVLSDGSVIEAREVVVDSPEWDDIVAGDDREAEIYRTVRAVVEDNADEIEARYPDLKRRVTGYNLDRVVYENDDGERVLNLAKLFVGAEGTLGVVVEAELSLVTVPEETALALYCFEDLVDAMRMVPVALEYDVSAVELMDDEVFRLAADSDGYAEYVEPIPAGADAALMLEFDSELHDDFGAAVAATNERFLDDGPAFDVVEAYTESAQDNLWKLRKAAIPLLMSLDGDPKPYPFIEDATVPPEELAEYVEKFQAVLDDHGTSAAYFAHAGSGTLHIRPILNLKEESGVEAMHSITEDVTDLVLDHHGSFSGEHGDGMARTEFTPKMYGDDLWAAFKEVKTAFDPEWWMHPGNVVYRDSAADVGPDADRGVGADNRDHLRYGPEYQSVEPQTALDFSEEGGFTELVELCNGCGTCRQTGSDVMCPTYRASEEEVQTTRGRANMLRAAISGDLPEDEIHSERFQSEVLDLCVGCKGCKSDCPTGVDMAKLKAETKHRHHEQEGATLRERLFADIDAASKLGSALAPVSNWATEIPGARKVLQSVFGIAPERELPPFRRETLQDWFDDRGGSVVSPENADRRVLLFPDTYTNYSYPAAGKAAVRALEAAGVHVAIPDDAAPSGRAAFSAGMLDRAGERARANVDQFAPRVADGWDVVFVEPSDAVMFQDEYLDLLGDHAHAADGGSRAPVERVADSAYGVCEYLDAFGLDENLPVPDRSPGAAGALSYHGHCNQKATNKDHHAVGVLRRVGYDVDPLDTTCCGMAGSFGYHDEHYDLSQAIGSRLFEQVEDSHADRVVAPGGSCRSQLGDRDGVDDIPPHPVEAIAERLDES
- a CDS encoding glycosyltransferase yields the protein MRSVGIVVPAYDPDVEVLVSYLDALREALAPERLHVELDAGSAATVAAIREAGATVNDADSRRGKGAAVTAGFETLETDVLAFADADGATPAASLARVIGPVRDGDADLAVGSRRHPDSAVASHQTFARRFLGDGFAWLAGRLLDVDLYDYQCGAKAITSEGWQEVRNHLYEPGFAWDVELVAMAGALDLRVLEVPIEWEDQPGSTVSPVETSVALFRALLAARHRSKLLRDSQLHEAIAARRDDQAALVERR
- a CDS encoding thiolase family protein, giving the protein MASDNTPVIAAAYRTPQGKEDGVFADTRSEDLSVALVDHILDEHGLTSDHVDDLQWGVAQQRKEQDNNVARVIALLSDLGEDVPAASVNRWCASSMEAIMRAADSISAGQRDAIIAGGVENMSRVPMDGDSYEHLHPGLAERYNIPELQMGMTAEEVADRYDITREQQDEYALQSQQRAAEATDEGRFDDQIVPVETDDGLVEEDEGIRRDTSMEALSQLPTVFRSDGTVTPGNASQISDGAAATLVTSESFAEDHGLDVLAYVGDHNVTGVDPRVMGIGPVPATKELLERTGQDIDDFGLVELNEAFASQTVYARDELGVDNDKYNVNGGAIALGHPLGASGARLPVTLVHEMQHRGVDKGLATLCVGFGQGAAITFERP
- a CDS encoding GtrA family protein, giving the protein MSRADRLREALPDRLAALVSTVRFGQFVSVGAIGAVFDVTTLVVLTELAGLPAAVANVVSIETAILVMFTVNERWTFASHGEAGARSIGRRLVRSHLVRAGGSTLQYVLFVAVFYNVTVDLSLAGVDLWLVVVKGGAIGVAMLVNYVFESLFTWQVHRE